The DNA segment CTTATGCGCTGCAAAGAATTTATTATGCACGACGGATATTCCTTTCACGACAGCAGAGAGGCTATGGAAGCAGAATATGACAAAATGAAACAGTGTTATTATGAGCTTGCCAAGGCTTTTGGTATTAATGTTGTGGCTGTGCGTGCTGTAAACGGATATGGCGGAAAGATTTCAGAGGAGATTATGTGTTTTTGTGAGATTGGCGAAGATAAGGTTTTGTGTGATGACAAAACGGGATTGGTTTTGAACGAAGAGATTTTGGAGCACGAAGAACTGAAGCAGGATGTCTTTAAAAAATACGGCAAGGTGGACTTTAAAAAGCTGGTTGAGAGACGTGCTGTTGAAATGGGACATATCTTTCACCTTGACCAATTCTATTCAAAAACAATGAATCTTCAATTCACTAATGCTGAGGGCAAGCGCGACTATTGCTATATGGGAACTTACGGTTTTGGCGTGAGCCGTGCCGTAAATGTGGCGCTTGAGCTTAACTGCGACAGCGACGGTTTATGTTTTCCTCTTTCAATTGCACCATATCAAGTGGGCATTGTAAACCTGAGTGAAGAGCAGGCTCCAAAAGCACAAAAGCTGTATGACTATCTTAACGGCGAGGATATAGAGACGCTTTGGGATGACCGTGATATGTCACTTGGCGTGAAGATTAAGGATATGTTGCTAAATGGTATTCCGTATATTATAGTGTTGGGCAATAAACAGAGCGGTGATAAGCTTGAAGTGGAAAACCGTAAGACGCGTGAAAAAACACTGATGGCAAAAGAGCAACTTGTAAAGATTATAAAAGACGAATTAAAAAAATATTAAAAGAAAAAAGGGAGACTAAGCTCTCTTTTTTGCTATTCTGCTGCTGATTGTTTGGTATACTTTGCAGTGTAATAGGTTGTTCCCGTTGAAACATATTTGACGGTTATTTCGTCCTCTGCATCATTGATGCTCACCTGAATACTTGCCTGCGCCGCGTTATCTTTTAGCACCGTCATTTTGCTGCCCTGAAAATAATAACTTCCTTCAATGGTATCCTTTTGGGCATCAATGGTTGTAGTTTCGCCTGAAGTGTTGCTTACGGGTTTGACATATATAAAAGTTGTGTTACCTTCTTCGTCAAGCTCTATGGTATATTCGTTCATAGTTGCGTTGTCAAAGTCCAGACTGCTTATACCTACGTCTTTCTCAAAAGATGTCATAACAAATGTGCCCTCAAGATATGTTTTTGGTTCTCCGCAACCAACCAGAACAAAGCTCATGGCTACCGTAAAACAAAGGGCAAGGGTAAATGCAAATTTTTTCATAATTTCCTCCTTTATGATAAAAAAAGTATAGCAAGTTTGTTGGCGGCCAACAACCTTTTGGATGGACTAATAAAGCAGATTTATGGCGAAGAATAAGAGGTTTTGACGACGATGAAAATAATCAGCCGGGCTCTGACTAATTATTAAACTTGTTTGATAATTTTTTAATTCATGATATAATCGGTTTATAAATCAAGGAGGAAATATTATGAAAAAATTTAGTACAATCTTGGCGGTCTCGGCGGTTTTTCTGCTTTGTGCATTTACTCTGGCGGCCTGTACCAGCGAAGATAGAATAACAGCTACAGAAACAAAAGAAGCATATGAAGGTGCGGGGTTCACTGTTAGTGAAATTGTAAGTGAAACAAATTTTGAGGGTCTTGAGAAAGTCTTTTTGATAACAAAGGGTAGCGATTCAGTGAAAGCATATGTATTTGCAGATACGGCCTCAAACAGTGTGGCTTCTAACACAATCAGAGGCAACGGCCTGAGCCAAGGCTGCCAGAATGTTTGCTTAGGCAAGTTTGTAATAGGTGGAGTTCCCGTTGTAGTGGATGTGTTTGACTCCAATAGCTATGGCTTGACAAGCCCCGAAATTGTGGCACTGACAAAGCCTTTGACTGACCTGTGGGCTGAAAAGAATAAATAAAAAATACAACAAAAAAGGCAGTAAATATATACTGTCTTTTTTATTTATTGTTAAGTTATTGATTGAATTATTTAAGTTTTGGTTGAAGTCAGAAATTCTTTAGCTTTTTCAAAAAGTTTGGGGTGAATTTGCGGGAGGGTGAGGTTTGGCGGCAAATCTTCAAAGAAGTCGATACTCTCTATTTCGGTTTCAGTTGGCGGAAGGGCTCCCAGCTTTGTTATTTTGGCATAGAACAGCATAGCGTGTCTTGTTACATAATATATGCAGACGGGGGTGATATCAAATTTCGCAGCCCCTGTTTCTTCAAATAATTCTCTTTTGGCCGTTTCAAGAATAGTCTCATTTTCTTCTTTGTGCCCTCCGGGAAGCTCCCATGTGCCTGATTTTTGTTTGCAAAAAATCCATTTGTTTTTGTATTTAGCAGCTACTACAGCAATTTTAATCTGTGCTTCACCTACTTCTTCAAGGTTATAAAACTTTACTTCTCTTATGGGGTTTATATTGGGTGAAACCTCCATAGGCTGTTTTTTGGTGTCGTCGCGGTATCTAAGTGATGCAATCAGGCAGGACAGTGCTTCAACGCTTCTGCCTGCGATATCTGCATATGCAAGATAGAAAATGTTATAGACTATCCATGTCAGGTCGCCTGCGATTACAAACAGTCTTGTAACCTTAACGTTTGACTGCCATTGGCCAAAAGTAAACAAAATTGTGGCGACAATAGGCAGCAGGCTCAGCCAGCCTTCCCACGTAAATACGCCGGATCCGATTACAACGGCAAGAATTACAATCAGCAGCCAAATCGGTACTGTTTTATCTTTTCTTCGATAGAGGTAAAATATTAGGGTGCGGATTACACAAATGATGCAAACTACAGTGGCTGTTGTTGCAGAAAGAAAGGCATAATGCACGCAGTATAGAATGTTGATAATAAGCTGAAAAAACAAAAAAGACCTCTGAGTTTTGGCCTGCGCTCCGATCGCCATTATGACAATTATTATTATTGCGACTACCTGAGCCAAAATCTGAAAAAGCGTCATTCTTTTTTATCCCCTAAATTTTGAAACAGTTAAGTTTTATTGTTTATCAAGAAATACATTCAGTCCGTTTTTTATAACTTTAATATCAAACGGCTCATTAGGGATAAGTTCCCCGTCAAAATTGACTGTCATGAGCTGGTTGTCGTTTAAGGTTATATGGTCGCAGATATATTCTTCGGAATAAGATTTTCCGATGTGCTTGCCTTTTAAAACGTCGAGCATCCGGAAAAAAATTTTTCGTCTTGGCATGCCATGAATACTGACCAAAGTTATTTTCCCATCATCTGGTTTTGAGTTGGGGCTGATTTTCATTCCGCCGCCAAAATATTGACCATTGCAGACCGAAACAACAAAGTAATCTTTTTCGGGAATATCTTTTGTGTCATCAATTTTAAGCCTGAAGCAAGGAAATTTAAACTTGAAAACTGCCCCGAGCAGAGCACGGTAATAATTAAGCTTGCTGCGTTTTTTATAAGAATTATACTTTTGTATTATGGCAATATCAATGCCGGTGCTCACAGTATTAAGAGCTCTGCGGGATCTTCCCTGAAAATAATCAAACTGTGTCACTTTACTGTTTAAAACATGTTCAAGCGCTTTTTTGGGGTCTTTGGATATACCCAGCGTTTTTGCAAAATCATTGCCTGTTCCTGCGGGAATAAACCCAAAAGTCAAATCGGACGGATTTTTCACTCCGTTTAAAACCTCACTGAAGGTGCCGTCTCCGCCAACGATGATAATCTTCTTTTCCCCTTTAGCCTCAAGCGCACTTGAAAACTCCCTCGCGAGTTCGGGAGTTGTGGCATAGTCTATGTGATAGTCTATGCCTTTTTCTTTTAGAATGTCAACAATCAGCCCGATGGCCTTTGTTGTTTTTCCGCAGCCCGCATTTGGGTTGACAATAAAATTCAATTTTTCTTTTGTATCCATCTGTGACCTATACCCCCCAATCTTTGTTCAACCGCATTATACCATAAAAACAAAAAACAGTAAATTTAATTACTATTTTTTTGTATGTTTTTGTTGTTGTAAAGCAGCAAGACTATTAGTCTTGCAAGATGAAGTTTTACAGTCTTGCCAAATAGTTATACAAAACGCCCAGATAACTCTTTGCGGTGTTGTCGGAGTTGTTTACAACGGCGTCTGCCAGCTGGCGGCAGGCAAGGGGTTGCTTTTCAAAATAGGAGCGCAATTTTTCAAGTTTGTCACCCTTGAGATTTCCAAGCTCACAAATTTCTTTGATTTTGTCAGTAGTAAAAGTTTCGGCGGTGGTTTTGGGGTTGTTTAGCAGCGATATAATTACGCCTTTCAAAAGATTTTGTGCACCGATTTCCCATAGAGGGTCTTTTTTGCCTATCGGAATAATTTTTGCAGCAAGTTTATTTACCAGCGAAGACACATCTTTGCCTTCTTTATGGTTTTTAAAAATTTCATTAAGTTGTTTGTTCATTATAATGACCTCCATAGTTTTAGTATAGCACAAAAACAAAAAACAGTAAAAGCAATTGTTGGTTTTATGTATTTTCAGTTAGGTCCCGATTGTCATTTGTCCATTGACTTTTAGTTGATATATGCTATAATAATCATGTGGATTTGACATTTTTTTACTAAATTAGTAAAAATGTTTGAAAAAAACAGATTTTTATGTTATAATGTGGTTGTGGAAATTACTGTATAATATACAAAAGAGGAAAAAATTATGGGAATTATTTTATCAAAATTTACTGTTTGTGGAGTAAAAAATATTGAAAAGCCAATTGAAATTGACTTTATGAATTATGCTGATGATAGAAAAGATGGACCAGATTACCATAATGTTTTTTCATATAAAAACACTACAGCGATTTATGGCCCAAATGGCTCGGGTAAGAGTGCAATTATTCATGGTTTTGAAATTTTAATAGGAATACTTTTGGATAGAAACTATTTACTTATGAATGAGAGACAAGAGTATTTGAATGCCATTATGAATAGAAAAACCAATTCAATGATGTTGGCAGTAGAGTTTTTTGTATCGGAACAGCAGATTGAGAAACCAAGGAAATATAGATATTTAATCAGTCTTCAAAAAAACAATCCTTTTACAAAGGATATTGATATTCTCAAAGAAGAGTTTATTCAATTGAAACCCGATGTTAGTGTGATTGTATCTGTAGAAAACGGTGATATTAAAGAGGGTGTATTGGGACCTAAGACAAAGGAGGTTTTAAGAAACAGACTAATAAATAGAAGTTTTTTTGAAACAGTTTTTTTTGATGTTCAACAGAAAAACTTAGTAAGTAAAGAAGAAGATTTGCTTATTGATGAAATACAAAAACCGATTGGTGAGTTAATTACAAATTTACATTGTCGGTTGGAATTTGCGGATGCGCATGCAAAATTTTTAATTAATAAAGAAAAACATATCCAAATAGTTGAAAAATTTTTTAGTGATAAAAAAATTGATTTAGATAATTTACATGCGGGCATTCTTCCCAAAGAAATGTTTTCTCAATTTGAAAAAGATGTAAAAGATGCGGCGGACTTTCTTAGAATTTTTAAGCCTGACCTTAAGAAAATTGAAATCATAAAAAAAGAAGATAGAAACATATATTATACTTATCTTAATTTTGTATATACAGATTACCGAATTGATGTTGATTTGGAGAGTGTGGGGATAAAAAAACTTTTTGAATTATTTTTGTTTTTTAAGAATTTGTCAAAACCGGGAAAAGTGCTTGTCATTGACGAACTTGATTCAGCGATTAATGATGCCTATCTTTCAAAAATGATAGAATATTTTGCGGATTATTCAAAAGGACAAATTATTTTCACAACACATAATACTTCGCCGATGGATGTTATGAATTGTCAAAATAGAAGAAATAAGTGTCAAATTTGTTTCTTAGATACTGAAAACAATTTGACAATTTGGAAACACAAGGGTAGTTATTCTCCGTCAAATATTTATAAAAAAGGTCTAATAAAAGGGTTACCTTTTTCGTTGGAAGCGTTTGATTTTATTGACATATTTAGGGGGCATGATAAATGAGCGACGCAAACCAAAGATTAATTTTTTGTTTAGAGTGTAATGGTAAAAATTCAACCACAGATAAGGATTACGTATCAAAAATAATAAGATATTATTATGGTGTAAAACCGGATTATCAGCCTGTTTATATGGATGGTAAAGGGAATTATAAATCAATCCGTACAAAAAGACAAATCAAGAAAGTAGAAGCTTTTTCATCTGGTATGAATATTGTCATAATTTACTTCATTGATATGGATGGAAATCCTAGCAGTTTACGTCGAGTGGCACAAAAGGAATTAGATGAAATAACTACTCACTGCAGAGAGAATGATTATGAGCTCATATTATTTGCTAAAGAAATTGAAGATGTTTTAAAAATTGATAATAGAAGTAATAAAATGAAAGCCGCACAAGAATTTATTGAAAACCCGCATTTTGAAAGGATAGATGAACAGGATTTGAGGAAGACTCTGCCTTTGACCAAGGCAGGGCAAAGCAATATATTATTAGTCTTGGATAAGTATTTTAAATGAAAATTTAATTGAAAAGGAACTCATAAAACGGAGTTCTTTTGTTTTTTGTATAATTGATGACATTTTCAAAAGATATAAATTTTTTTATTTTTTTGGGCAAGATAGAAAAAAGGTGTTATTTGATTGCTATTTTGTCGAAAAATTGGTATTATCAGTCATTAAGGAGGAGTACTAATGAAAAAACAACTTAGTGCTTTAGGAAAAAGCTTGATTTGCGCAGTCATTATGCTGCCAATGATAGCCGGAATTTTTTTACTTAATTTGGGGAACGGAATCAGAGATAATCGTGAACCAGTAAGTAAGGTCTCATCAACATCGGTTGAGCAAGAGGCTTTTAGCGGACGGGAAACCAACTATACTGAAGGAACAGGCTTTAAGGAGCCGGCTTCGGTGGGGGCCACGCTTTCTGAGCCCACTACATGGACTGATACATGGATTGATTATTACGCAACTATTGGTATGACCACATTTGCGCATTTCAATATAAATGTAAATTCCGACCCATTGATAGGGGACTATCGTCTTAATGCGGCAAATTCAACGAATTTGTCAACAAGGGGTCAAACTGCTACAAATCCATGGATTATATCAACTGAACGGGAATTTGCTTTTTGGGCAAGATATCTTTCTTTGGTTGGCAATACGACCAACTATAGAGATGCTTATGCCGCAGCGCCATATTTTCAGCTTGGTGCCGATTTGGACCTTGCAGGCAAAAGGTGGGTTCCGCCGCATTTTGTATATGCAACAGCTGAATCATATACAGTAAGTTCCACTGTATATTACAATAGAATTTATTTTGACGGAAATGGCTTTACTATAAGTAATGCCTATGTAAAGCAATCATATAATGCATCGTCACAGCTGGCTTATCCGTCAATATTCGGAAGGCTTACACCAAAGGCGCAGGTTAAGGATTTGACTATAACAAACGCGTATATCTCTGAAGGTGCGACTGTGGATTCGGCTGCGATTATAAGCCAGAATACTGCAAACTATGATGCTGTTTTTGTAAACATCAATGTTGAAAACAGTGTAGTTCGCGGGAGTGCCGGTTATGGTGTAAACGGAATTGCATCATATGCAGCAGTTATTAAAGATTGCAGCGTGTCTGACACTACTTTCGTTTATGTTCCGGTATTAACCACTACGACTGCATACGCAAGAGGTATTGGTCAGGCTTCGGAATTTATTGGTAATACGGTAGCCAGATGCAGTATAGAAATTGTTAATCATGGGTATGTTGCTTATGCAGTGGGAATAGGTTCGCTGCTGGTTGCAACAGCCTATGCTCAGGAAGCACCTTTTGGAAACAGAGACTATGCTTTGGAAAATACTTTTGTGTTTGAAGGCGGGTTCTTTGACAATACTGTTGAAGATTCAAAGATGAGCGTAACAGTTGACAGCGCGCCAATCCTTTCTAACGGCAATTCTTATAATTATGGTCATGCTTACGGTATTGGTTACAGTACTGCCAATACTCAAATGAGTTTTGTCGGCAATACATTGAAAAACTCACTTGTAAGCGTAAAGATAGACAACAATCCGGCAACAACCGAATGTTTGGCAGTTGGTATGCTTTATGTGGCATTTACTGCTAATGCACAAACCAAAGTGATAGAGATGACGGATAACACCGTGCTAGGCAGCACCATCAGTGTTGTTACGCAAGCCACAACCACATCTGCAAGCGGTATGTTTTATGTAAACAGCGAGTATATAGATGCAAGAATCAGACGATGTTATACAGAAAATACAGATGTAATAAGCCGCAACTATAAACAGTCAGGCTCAGTTGTTTCTTATGCAAGCGGAATTAACATCGGCTTTGCAACCATTATTGAGGATTGTGTTGTAGGATCCGGAAACATTGAAGCACGCAATGAGAAATATTATGTTTATGCATACGGAATAGGAAGCACCCTAGGCAAGAACACAATTTATGGTCCTACCGGACTTGCTTCACTTGATAAGCCTTATGGGAGGCACTACTTTGAAGCGGGACATGAGGGAGACTATGATTATTATATCGGCGACGTACCGGTAACTAATATAACAAATTGCTATAACTTCAGTAATATTACCACAACAACCACTTCCAACATTTATTCTGCAGGTATTGGTATGGCCGAAGGCTTTACAAATTGTATTAACTACGGAAATGTTATGGGGAACTTCGTCGGCGGTATTGCACTTGGTTTTGATTATACTCCAAACTATGTGCCGACAAGTGCCAACCCGAATTATTCTATGTATAACATGCTGAGACCGCTTATAATAACCAACTGTGCCAACTACGGAAATCTTATAAAGGCAGCCAACAATGTTACTTCAGTTATTGGCGGTATGTTTGCGACCTATTGGAATTCATTGAACTATGAAAGAGAGTGGACGAGTGCGTTGGGTGTTACGTATAACGATGATATCAACGGAAGACATGTTGAAGTAACCAATTGTATAAGTGCCGGAAAACCATATTTTTATGTGGTTCAGCAAGATTATTCTTATAAGTTAACAGACGAGTTTAGTGAAGTTGCGGTAGGCACAATGTATTATGGGGCTATTTTCGGCAGGTTGCTTTTGAACCCATATATGTTTACAGATGCTTATGCTTATGACCAAGTTGCACTTGACGACTTTCTTGAAAGAATTATAATCAGTGACAACTTTTATAGCGAAGATGCGTGCTTTGATGCAGATGTTTGGGGATATTCAGCCGGTGTCAGAGAAATTGGCACAACATATAACACAGGGACTGTCACCGAGGTTACAAACCTTACAGAATTTAGATATGTTGCCGGACGTCCTTCTACATATTATTTTGCAAACGAGCTGGGTATAACATATGACGCTCTTACAATAAGGGACGACTATGGATATAACAACGGAACTAACGCTGCTATTCAGCGTGAAAGACTTTATAATGATGTTGCAAAAAATTGGACCAATAATGTGATGTTTGAATCTTTTGCTGACGTAGACACAGAATTAAACACGGCAGGCTGGGACACTTCAAGCAAAGTTCCGCAGCTGACTAACGCAAGCTATCCGTTCCAGATTTTGGCCTATGACCGAAGTAATGCTGAACAAGGATATGCACCGAATGTTTCAATAAAAAGATTAAACGCAAATCAAATGGCGGGAAGTGAAGCTATTAGTTTTACAATAAATGAATTTCAAAATCCGCAAACAGGAAAGAGTATTGAACAATGGTTTTTGTATAACGGACCATCGTCTGCAGCCTACAACACATATGCTACCGTCGGTTTAATGCGAACAAATGCTCTCCCGATGTTTATGTTGTTTGCTGATATTATAGATACTGAGTTTGTAATAAACTTTGAATCTAAAGCAGATTATGTTTTTACACCGGTTTCTTCAGCAGTAATAGGTGACATCATAAATCTTGAGGTTGGGTATACAAACAACACCGGAACTGCTATGACTTATACCGCTATTATATGGTCAGCAGAAAACAAACTTACGGGCGAATATGAAGAGTTTTATGTTCAATACTTTACTGAAAACAACAACCTTCCTTCGGCCAACACAGAGATTTTCTCTTACAACTTGAGTCTTACGGATTTGTTTATAACAAAGTATGCAAAAGGCTCGCTTGGAAGTTATTATTTTGAGATAACAGCAACCGTTGCGGCCGATGCGATTTATGGTATTGACATCGTACTGCCCGCCGGAGAAGGAAACGAGATAGGTGTAAATTGGGAAACCTTTACCTCTGACGACACTGTTAATGTGCTTGAAGACTCTGTTATTACTCTTACGGCTTTTTATGACAGCGCAATCTATGAATTTGGACAGTTTGTTATTGACGGCGTAGCGGACTGCTATGTGCCTGTCACCAATGACATATATTCATCGGTTGTGTCTATTCAAGTAGTAGATGAAATTTATAGCATTACCTTTGAGTTAACTCCTAAAAAATATGATATAAACATACGGACATTTATGTTTACCTCAGGAAATTTAAGGGTTGAGCTGGATAATAGCGGACTTATAGAAAGCTACGGCGAAGCACTTGAACAGGCGGCATTTGTGAGTGCAAGCAATGTTGACCTTAAGGTTTCGGATTTCTATGAAGATACTAGCGCACAGTGTTATTATCAATTTGTCCGCTGGGAATATATAGATGCAAACGGCATAACCGTAGCAGTTGACACAAGCGCATTGCTTATTAGCAGCTTTAATCCGGCTCTCATTAAAAGAAACCTGCAAACTGCAGGAGGTGACACTACATTTGTAGTTGTTGCAATATATCAGCGTCAGGTGCAAGTGGTTGTAGATATGTATAGACCTGACTATGACAATTCGGTCTATAACAACTTGTTTGAAATTTTTAATGGGTCGATTTCGTTGGGGCAGTTCAACAGTCATGGAGAAGTAATCATTGATGAAAACACACTTCTTCGCGTAGAATTTTCTCCTGACACCAGACTGGAAATCAATGAGATAGACGGCGTTGTTGCAACAAGCCGAAACGACTTTGCAAGCAATGCATTGTTCATTGCACTTAACACATTCAGGACCGTTGATGTAACCCTTAAACCCAGACCTGCAACAATAAAGCTTTATACCCAAAAGGCTCATGAGTCATTTGGTCTGGAGGGCGGATTAATAACAAGTGTTGTAGCGATAGGTAATCTTGGCTCTGATTTGAAAGCGCACCTGATGGCATTTGATTACAATGTTAGCTTTACGCTAAACAATGCAATATTGGGCACAGACTATCGTTTTATCAGCTTGGGAATAAAATATCCAAACAGTGACACTTTATATAACTTTGGACTTAATTCCGGCAACAACTATTCATATAATCTTACAATAAATGACAACTTCTTCAGAGACTTTGTGGATATAAACGGCAACTGTCAAGTTTGGCTTTTTGTAGCAAATACTTATGAAGTAGACTTGTCAGCATCTTCGTTTGCACGAACGGCCGGAACTTATGAATACGCCGATGGTATAGGCAATAGTTTTGCTTTGTCATTTGCAGGTGACCCCGCCGGCATACAAGGAATTGATGATTATAAGTTTGTTTTAGACTATGGAACAATAATCAGTTATGTATACACTCAGGGACAGTTCAGTACTTTTAATGACGTAATTGGTATAAGTGAAGCTGAAAGAACCGACAGCGCCGTGGTTATTACTTCACCCAGACAGCTTTCATTTGTATTCCTTCTAAACCAATATACACTTGAAATAAAACAAACCGGCAACGGAAATGCCATTCTTAATGAGAGTTACGCCAGAACATTTGAGCTTGGTTCTGTGATAACATTTGCTTTTGAACCCAACTCAGCTTACTCTATAACGGACATAAAGATTAACGGAAAGACATTGACGCAGCTTGGTGCAGTACAAAATGGTAATACAGTAACCATTGATGTTACTCCGGAGTTCATAATTGCAATTGGAGCACTGACCAACCCGGATGTTGTGCTTACTGCTGATGTGTCAACCCAAATATCACCTGCAATTTTAGGTGGAGTTGGAGGCGGACTTGCAGTTTTGTTGATTGCATTTGTTGTAATATTGTTGTTGGTTTTAAGATCAAGACGTATTAACAAACAACGTATAGCAGCCGAAGCAAAAGCCAGAGAATATGAACAACGATTTAACATCGGAGGCGTCATAGCCGACCTCAAAAAGGGAGACTAAATCCTAAGTCAAACTAAATACTTGGATAAATCGGGCTAAATACTTTAAAAATAAAACGGACGGTAAAACCGTCTGTTTTTTCTTTTTTCCGAATTTATCCAATTTGTTTTGACACATTAGGTTAGTATTTTGTATAATTAAACTATAGATTTAGGGAGGGATTAAAATGAAAACTGAAAAAATTCAGAAAAGCGGTTTAATCATCTCTATCGCACTGTTGTTGATTATTGCTTTTACATTTTTGGCTACATTTCAAACAACACAAGCAGTTGTAAGTCATATTCGGGAAAATTCGGTTAATTCATTGGCAAATGCACCAATTAATTTAAGCGGAAATCGTACGGACAGAGACGATTCTTTTATTTCTCGGGAACTTTTTGATGAGCCAGAATATGATACCACCGAAATAATAGGCGAAGATATTTCAAAAAGGACAGAAACTTCAAAGACTTTTATCCAAGTGGACGGCACCTTTGTAATGCAGGAATATGGTGTGCC comes from the Christensenellaceae bacterium genome and includes:
- a CDS encoding YgjV family protein — translated: MTLFQILAQVVAIIIIVIMAIGAQAKTQRSFLFFQLIINILYCVHYAFLSATTATVVCIICVIRTLIFYLYRRKDKTVPIWLLIVILAVVIGSGVFTWEGWLSLLPIVATILFTFGQWQSNVKVTRLFVIAGDLTWIVYNIFYLAYADIAGRSVEALSCLIASLRYRDDTKKQPMEVSPNINPIREVKFYNLEEVGEAQIKIAVVAAKYKNKWIFCKQKSGTWELPGGHKEENETILETAKRELFEETGAAKFDITPVCIYYVTRHAMLFYAKITKLGALPPTETEIESIDFFEDLPPNLTLPQIHPKLFEKAKEFLTSTKT
- a CDS encoding ATP-binding protein; this translates as MGIILSKFTVCGVKNIEKPIEIDFMNYADDRKDGPDYHNVFSYKNTTAIYGPNGSGKSAIIHGFEILIGILLDRNYLLMNERQEYLNAIMNRKTNSMMLAVEFFVSEQQIEKPRKYRYLISLQKNNPFTKDIDILKEEFIQLKPDVSVIVSVENGDIKEGVLGPKTKEVLRNRLINRSFFETVFFDVQQKNLVSKEEDLLIDEIQKPIGELITNLHCRLEFADAHAKFLINKEKHIQIVEKFFSDKKIDLDNLHAGILPKEMFSQFEKDVKDAADFLRIFKPDLKKIEIIKKEDRNIYYTYLNFVYTDYRIDVDLESVGIKKLFELFLFFKNLSKPGKVLVIDELDSAINDAYLSKMIEYFADYSKGQIIFTTHNTSPMDVMNCQNRRNKCQICFLDTENNLTIWKHKGSYSPSNIYKKGLIKGLPFSLEAFDFIDIFRGHDK
- a CDS encoding diacylglycerol kinase family lipid kinase codes for the protein MDTKEKLNFIVNPNAGCGKTTKAIGLIVDILKEKGIDYHIDYATTPELAREFSSALEAKGEKKIIIVGGDGTFSEVLNGVKNPSDLTFGFIPAGTGNDFAKTLGISKDPKKALEHVLNSKVTQFDYFQGRSRRALNTVSTGIDIAIIQKYNSYKKRSKLNYYRALLGAVFKFKFPCFRLKIDDTKDIPEKDYFVVSVCNGQYFGGGMKISPNSKPDDGKITLVSIHGMPRRKIFFRMLDVLKGKHIGKSYSEEYICDHITLNDNQLMTVNFDGELIPNEPFDIKVIKNGLNVFLDKQ